A region of the Aggregicoccus sp. 17bor-14 genome:
CTCTTACCGGCCTTACCGACGCGGATGATCTCGTGCTCGATGTTGCCGAGCTGGCCCACGGTGGCGCGGCACTCGAGCAGCACCTTGCGCACGGCGCCGGAGGGCAGGCGCACCTGAACGTAGCGCTCCTCCTTCGCCATCAGCTGGCCCCAGCTGCCGGCCGAGCGGATCATCTGCGCACCGTGCCCCGGGTGGAGCTCGATGTTGTGGATGACCGTGCCCACCGGGATGTTCTGCAGCGGGAGGCTGTTGCCGGGACGGATGTCCGCGGTGGGACCCGCGAACAGCGTGTCACCGACGGCCAGGCCCACGGGGGCGAGGATGTAGCGCTTCTCGCCGTCCGCGTAGTGCAGCAGCGCGATGTTGGCGGTGCGGTTCGGGTCGTACTCCACGCCCACGACCTTGGCCGGCACGCCGTCCTTGTCCAGGCGCTTGAAGTCGATCTCGCGGTAGCGACGCTTGTGACCACCACCCTGGTGACGACGGGTGATGTGGCCGTGCACGTTGCGGCCGCCGCTCTTGGAGAGCGAGCTGGTGAGCTTCTTCTCCGGCGTGCTCTTGGTGATGTCCGCGAAGTCGGACGCCGTCATGAAGCGGCGGGCGGCGGAGGTCGGCTTGAACTTCTTGATGCCCATGGTGGTCTCCTGGCGGTTCCTCGGTGCGCTTGCGCGCGCCTTAGACCGCCCCTCCCTCGAAGAGCTCGATCTTGTCACCCTCCTTGAGGGTCACGACGGCCTTCTTGTAGTTGGGGCGCTTGCCAATGCTCTTGCCGACGCGCTTGATCTTGCCGCGCACGACGTTGGTGCGGACCGCCTCGACGTTGACCTTGAAGAGGGTCTCGACGGCGCGGGCCACGTCCAGCTTGGTGGCCTTGCGATCCACGATGAAGGAGTACTGACGGAACTTCTCGCGGGCCTGATCGAGCTTCTCGGTGATCAGCGGACCCTTGACGACGTCGTTGATGTTCATGAGAGCGACCCCTCGAGGGCCTTCGCGGCCGCGGACGTGATGACGAGGTGCTTGTGACGCAGCACGCTCTCGAGGTTCAGGCCCTCGGGAGGCAGCACGTCGAACTTGGCGAGGTTCCGCACGCTGCGGTGCAGGTTCTCGTTGCCCTTCTCCTCGATGACCAGGGCATCCGCCAGCTTCAGGCGCTTGGTCAGCGTCTCGAAGGCCTGCTTCGCCTTCGGCGCGTCCAGCTTGAAGCCGTCCAGGATGATCAGGGTCTTCTCGGAGGCGCGCAGGCTGAGCGCGGCCCGGAGGGCGCCGCGGCGCACCTTCTTGGGCGGACGGTAGAAGTAGTCGCGGCTCTTGGGAGCCATCGCCTTACCGCCACCGACCCAGTGGGAAGCGCGGATCGAGCCCTGGCGAGCGCGGCCAGTGCCCTTCTGCTTCCAGGGCTTCTTGCCGCCACCGCTCACGAGCGAGGTGTTCTTCACCCCGACCGTGCCGCGACGACGGTTGATCTGCTGCATCTTCGCAACCTCGTAAAAGAGGTTCTTGTTCGGGGCAGCGCCGAACACGTCGTCGGAGAGCTCGATCTCCGAGACCTTCTTCATATCCAGATCGACTACGTCAAACTTCGCCATGGCTCTTTCCTCAGGCGGGTCGGCGGGAGTTGCGCCGCGCCGGCCCTGCTCTCTAGGACTTGATCTCGACGTCAACGCCCGCGGACAGATCCAGCTTCATCAGCGCGTCCAGCGTCTGCTGGGTCGGCTCGAGGATATCGAGCAGGCGCTTGTGCGTGCGGATCTCGAACTGCTCGCGGCTCTTCTTGTCCACGTGCGGCGAACGAAGGACCGTGAACTTGTTGATGCGGGTCGGCAGGGGGATCGGACCGGCCACCTTGGCGCCCGTGCGCTTGGCCGTCTCGACGATCTCACCCGCGCTCTGGTCCAGGAGCTTGGAGTCGTACGCCTTCAGCCGGATGCGAATCTTCTGTGTCGCCATTCGGAAAAACCTCTTTGACGGCCCCTACAAACGGAGGCGCTCGAAACCACGTCCCCTGGATGTCACAGAGCCGTTGGTGCAGACGAAGGGGCGCGGCAAATACCACCGCGCCCCGGTGGATGCAAGGACGAATCTTCAACTTCTGACATCCGCCTACGCTGCGGATGCCAGAAGGGCCGGGATAACCCCGAATTACGCGATGATGTCCGCCACGACGCCGGCGCCCACGGTGCGGCCGCCCTCGCGCACGGCGAAGCGCAGCTCCTTCTCCATGGCGATGGGGGTGATGAGCTCCACCTCGATGGCGATGTTGTNNNNNNNNNNNNNNNNNNNNNNNNNNNNNNNNNNNNNNNNNNNNNNNNNNNNNNNNNNNNNNNNNNNNNNNNNNNNNNNNNNNNNNNNNNNNNNNNNNNAATTACGCGATGATGTCCGCCACGACGCCGGCGCCCACGGTGCGGCCGCCCTCGCGCACGGCGAAGCGCAGCTCCTTCTCCATGGCGATGGGGGTGATGAGCTCCACCTCGATGGCGATGTTGTCGCCCGGCATCACCATCTCGACGTTCTCCGGCAGCTTCACGGTGCCCGTCACGTCGGTGGTGCGGAAGTAGAACTGGGGGCGGTAGCCCTTGAAGAAGGGGGTGTGGCGGCCGCCCTCCTCCTTCGTCAGCACGTAAATCTGCGCCTTGAACTTCGTGTGCGGGGTGATGCTGCCCGGCTTCGCCATCACCTGGCCGCGCTCCACGTCCTCGCGCTTGAGGCCGCGCACCAGCGCGCCGATGTTGTCGCCCGCCATGCCCTGGTCCAGCAGCTTGCGGAACATCTCCACGCCCGTGACGACGGTCTTCTGCGTGGGCTTGAGGCCGACGATTTCGACTTCCTCGCCCACCTTGATGATGCCGCGCTCCACGCGCCCCGTGCACACCGTGCCGCGACCGACGATGCTGACCACGTCCTCCACCGGCATGAGGAAGGGCTTGTCCGTCGCGCGCTGGGGCGTGGGGATGTAGCTGTCCACGGCCGCCATCAGCTTGAGGATGGCCCCCTCGCCGATGTCCGAGGTGTCGCCCTCGAGCGCCTTGAGGGCGCTGCCGGGCACGATGGGGATGCTGTCACCGGGGAAGTCGTACTTCTTGAGGAGGTCACGCACCTCCATCTCCACGAGCTCGCGCAGCTCGGGGTCATCCAGCATGTCCACCTTGTTGAGGAAGACGACGATGTAGGGCACGCCCACCTGGCGGGCGAGCAGGATGTGCTCGCGCGTCTGGGGCATGGGCCCATCGGCCGCCGACACCACGAGGATGGCGCCGTCCATCTGCGCCGCGCCCGTAATCATGTTCTTCACGTAGTCGGCGTGGCCCGGGCAGTCCACGTGCGCGTAGTGCCGGTTCTGCGTCTGGTACTCCACGTGCGCGGTGGAGATGGTGATGCCGCGCTCGCGCTCCTCCGGCGCCTTGTCAATCTGGTCGTACGCGAGGAACGTCGCGCCGCCCGTCTTCGCCAGCACCTTCGTGATGGCGGCCGTCAGCGACGTCTTGCCGTGGTCCACGTGCCCAATCGTCCCGATGTTCACGTGGGGCTTGCTGCGATCGAACTTCTCCTTGCTCATCGCGTCTCCTCGCGGTGCCGGTTCCTGCGGAGGCCGGCGGGGTCAAAAAGCAGTAAAGGGTGTGCGTCGTGCTCCAACGGCCTACAAAGGTCAACCGAATTCGATCGGTTGCCCGTTGCGCTCTCCCCTGCCCTAGCGGTTGAGCGCCGACTTCGGAGCGGGCGCGTAGTGACTGAACTGCATGGTGTAGGTGGCTCTTCCCTGGCTGCGGCTGCGCAGGTCGGTCGAGTAGCCGAACATGGCGGCCAGGGGCACCTGGGCCTGGATGGCCTGCACGCCGCCCGGGCGGGGGCTCATGCCCATGATCTTGCCGCGGCGGCCGTTCAGGTCGCCGATGACGTCGCCCATGAAGTCGTCGGGGGTGACGATCTCGCAGCTCATCACCGGCTCGAGCAGCACGGCCTGCGCGCGGTTCACGGCATCCCTGAACGCCATGGAGCCGGCGACCTTGAAGGCCATCTCGTTGGAGTCCACCTCGTGGATGGAGCCGTCGTAGGCCTCCACCTTCACGTCCACCATGGGGTAGCCGGCGATGGGGCCGCTCTGCAGGCTCTCGCTCACGCCCTGCTCCACCGCGGCGATGAACTCCTTGGGCACCGTGGCGCCGGAGATCGTGTTCTCGAAGTGGAAGCCCTTGCCGGGCTCGTTGGGGCCGACGCGCAGCCAGACGTGGCCGTACACGCCCTTGCCGCCGAGCTGGCGGATGTACTTGCCCTCGGACTCGACGGTGGCGGTGACGGTCTCGCGGTAGGCCACCTGCGGCTTGCCCACGTTCGCGTCGACCTTGAACTCGCGCAGGAGCCGGTCGACGATGATCTCGAGGTGCAGCTCGCCCATGCCGGCGATGATGGTCTGCCCCGTCTCCTCGTTCGTCTTCACGCGGAAGGACGGGTCCTCCATCGCGAGGCGCTGCAGGCTCTGGTGGATCTTGTCCTGGTCCGCCGTGCTCTTCGGCTCGATCGCGATGTCGATGACCGGCTCGGGGAACTCCATCTTCTCGAGGATGATGGGGTGCTTGTCGTCACACAGCGTGTCGCCGGTGGTGAAGTTCTTGAGCCCCACCACGGCGCAGATGTCCCCGGCGTAGCACTCGGAGAGCTCGTCGCGCTTGTCCGCGCGCATCTGAAGGAGCCGGCTCGCGCGCTCGCGCTTGCCCTTGGCGCCGTTCCACACCGTGGTGCCCGCTTCCAACTTGCCCGAGTAGACGCGGATGAACGTGAGCGTGCCCACGAAGGGGTCCGTCATGATCTTGAACGCGAGCGCGCTGAAGGGGGCCTTGTCGCTCGTCTCGCGCGTCTCGTCCGCGCCCTTGGGGCTCTTGCCGTGCACGGGCGGCACGTCCAGGGGGCCCGGCAGGTAGTCCACGACCGCGTCCAGCAGGGGCTGCACGCCCTTGTGCTTGAAGGCGGAGCCGCAGAAGACCGGGAACAGCTTGAGGCCGAGGCAGCCCTTGCGGATGGCGCCGCGGATCTCCTCCTCGGTGAGCTCGTGGCCCTCGAGGAACTTCTCGGTGAGCGCGTCGTCCTGCTCGGCGGCGGCCTCCAGCAGGTGGCCGCGCGCCTCCTCCGCCGCTGCGCGGAAGTCCTCGGGGATCTCCTCCACGCTGAAGCGGCTGCCCTGCACCGCGTCCTCGAAGACGAGCGCCTTCATCAGCACGAGGTCGATGACCCCGCGCAGCTTGTCCTCGGTGCCCAGCGGCAGCTGCATGACCACGGGGCGTGCGCCGAGCTTCTCGCGCAGCGAGTTCACGGACATGTCGAAGTCCGCGCCCACGCGGTCCATCTTGTTGATGAAGCAGATGCGCGGGACCTTGTACTTGTCCGCCTGGCGCCAGACGGTCTCGCTCTGCGGCTCCACGCCGTTCACGCCGTCGAACACGGCGATGGCGCCGTCCAGCACGCGCAAGGAGCGCTCCACCTCGATGGTGAAGTCCACGTGGCCCGGCGTGTCGATGATGTTCACGCGGTACTTCTGATCCCGGCGGGTCCAGAAGGCGGTGATGGCGGCGCTCGTGATGGTGATGCCGCGCTCGCGCTCCTGCACCATCCAGTCCGTGGTGGTGGTGCCCTCGTGCACCTCGCCCATCTTGTGGATCGCG
Encoded here:
- the rplB gene encoding 50S ribosomal protein L2, which encodes MGIKKFKPTSAARRFMTASDFADITKSTPEKKLTSSLSKSGGRNVHGHITRRHQGGGHKRRYREIDFKRLDKDGVPAKVVGVEYDPNRTANIALLHYADGEKRYILAPVGLAVGDTLFAGPTADIRPGNSLPLQNIPVGTVIHNIELHPGHGAQMIRSAGSWGQLMAKEERYVQVRLPSGAVRKVLLECRATVGQLGNIEHEIIRVGKAGKSRWLGIRPTVRGLAMNPVDHPHGGGEGKSGQGNPHPVSPWGKKTKGLTTRTNKRTDKFIVSGRRQGPRSQ
- a CDS encoding 50S ribosomal protein L23, with amino-acid sequence MNINDVVKGPLITEKLDQAREKFRQYSFIVDRKATKLDVARAVETLFKVNVEAVRTNVVRGKIKRVGKSIGKRPNYKKAVVTLKEGDKIELFEGGAV
- the rplD gene encoding 50S ribosomal protein L4, which encodes MAKFDVVDLDMKKVSEIELSDDVFGAAPNKNLFYEVAKMQQINRRRGTVGVKNTSLVSGGGKKPWKQKGTGRARQGSIRASHWVGGGKAMAPKSRDYFYRPPKKVRRGALRAALSLRASEKTLIILDGFKLDAPKAKQAFETLTKRLKLADALVIEEKGNENLHRSVRNLAKFDVLPPEGLNLESVLRHKHLVITSAAAKALEGSLS
- the rpsJ gene encoding 30S ribosomal protein S10, with amino-acid sequence MATQKIRIRLKAYDSKLLDQSAGEIVETAKRTGAKVAGPIPLPTRINKFTVLRSPHVDKKSREQFEIRTHKRLLDILEPTQQTLDALMKLDLSAGVDVEIKS
- the tuf gene encoding elongation factor Tu produces the protein MSKEKFDRSKPHVNIGTIGHVDHGKTSLTAAITKVLAKTGGATFLAYDQIDKAPEERERGITISTAHVEYQTQNRHYAHVDCPGHADYVKNMITGAAQMDGAILVVSAADGPMPQTREHILLARQVGVPYIVVFLNKVDMLDDPELRELVEMEVRDLLKKYDFPGDSIPIVPGSALKALEGDTSDIGEGAILKLMAAVDSYIPTPQRATDKPFLMPVEDVVSIVGRGTVCTGRVERGIIKVGEEVEIVGLKPTQKTVVTGVEMFRKLLDQGMAGDNIGALVRGLKREDVERGQVMAKPGSITPHTKFKAQIYVLTKEEGGRHTPFFKGYRPQFYFRTTDVTGTVKLPENVEMVMPGDNIAIEVELITPIAMEKELRFAVREGGRTVGAGVVADIIA
- the fusA gene encoding elongation factor G; translated protein: MAREYPLERYRNIGIMAHIDAGKTTTTERILFYTGAIHKMGEVHEGTTTTDWMVQERERGITITSAAITAFWTRRDQKYRVNIIDTPGHVDFTIEVERSLRVLDGAIAVFDGVNGVEPQSETVWRQADKYKVPRICFINKMDRVGADFDMSVNSLREKLGARPVVMQLPLGTEDKLRGVIDLVLMKALVFEDAVQGSRFSVEEIPEDFRAAAEEARGHLLEAAAEQDDALTEKFLEGHELTEEEIRGAIRKGCLGLKLFPVFCGSAFKHKGVQPLLDAVVDYLPGPLDVPPVHGKSPKGADETRETSDKAPFSALAFKIMTDPFVGTLTFIRVYSGKLEAGTTVWNGAKGKRERASRLLQMRADKRDELSECYAGDICAVVGLKNFTTGDTLCDDKHPIILEKMEFPEPVIDIAIEPKSTADQDKIHQSLQRLAMEDPSFRVKTNEETGQTIIAGMGELHLEIIVDRLLREFKVDANVGKPQVAYRETVTATVESEGKYIRQLGGKGVYGHVWLRVGPNEPGKGFHFENTISGATVPKEFIAAVEQGVSESLQSGPIAGYPMVDVKVEAYDGSIHEVDSNEMAFKVAGSMAFRDAVNRAQAVLLEPVMSCEIVTPDDFMGDVIGDLNGRRGKIMGMSPRPGGVQAIQAQVPLAAMFGYSTDLRSRSQGRATYTMQFSHYAPAPKSALNR